The genomic region ACTCTTGAATCCCCCCATCCTCTTCTCACTCAGCACTCAGCACTCTTTTCCCACTCGGAACTTGGAACTGGGTACTCTCTTCCCCCCACCTCCCCATCCCCCCATCCTCTTTCCCACTCAGCACTCAGCACTTTACACTCAGCACTCTTTCTCCCACTCAGCACTTAAGAAGAGTTAGAGATTTTGCGGAATTCTCTGAAAACCTAAAAAACATGGGGTTCTATAATCAGTCCGTAGGTTCTCTACTGTCAATGAAGAATTGATGTAGGATGCATCTCTGGTGTTAATCTTGGGCATTCTGATCGCAAGAGGAACCATTCTTTAGGAGTCAAGCATATGGATCGAAATCAGCGAGATTTACGCAGTGCTGCTGAACAGGAGTTTCTTGACTCCCTCCATCAGTTACAGGAAACACTCAAAACTGAGGAGGCTAAGTCTCAAAAAGCGGCAACTCCAAGTCCTCACGCGCCTAATAGTCGTTCTGTTCAGCGTTCTTCTCCTAAAGCTGCGCCTGGGTTTAGTCTGGATGAACTCGAACAAGCGGTAGCGGATATTGAGGCGTTTATGAATTCTCACTAGCGGCGTTGGCGCTGGGCTTCGTATAAGATAACGGCGGCTGCGATCGCCACATTTAAAGATTCTACCCCTTGATGTAGGGGGATTTTGACCGGTGTATCTGCTATTGCTAGGAGTTCCGGGCTGAGGCCGGCTCCTTCGTTACCGAGTAAAATAGCGGTGGGTTGTTGCCAGTTGAGATCCCAATGGGTCAGGGTTGCTTGGGGGGTGGTGGCAACTAGTTGCACTCCGCAGGCGCGCAATTCTTCTAAAGCTTGTTGTAAATTTTCGCATTGAATGACGGGTAAGCGAAACCATTGTCCGGCGGAAGCCCGTAAAACTTTGGGGTGATCGAGATCGACACTATCCGTGCTGATGACTAAACCGCTAATCCCAGAGGCGGCGGCGGTGCGAATAATGGTTCCGAGATTTCCCGGATCTTGTAAAGTTTCTAAGACTAAAATTAAGGGAATTGGAGATTGCAGTAGCTCGGCAATAGAGAAGGGCTGACGGCGCGGGGCTGTAGCAATCACTCCATCGGGTGTTACAGTGGTGGCGATCGCTTTCATAACGGCCTCGCTAACGACCCAGGCGCGATCGCACCTTTGCTCCACCTGCTGCCAGAGAAACTGATGCTTTTCCAACCACTCCGGCGTGCAACAAGCTGTCACCAAGGGATAACCCGCCGAGCAGGCTTCCTCGACCAAATGCGTTCCTTCTAACAAAAATAACTGCTGTTCCCGCCGTCCTTTCGCCTGATGTAGCTTGCGAATCTGTTTGACAAGCGGATTTTGGGCGCTAGTAATCTGCATTAACCCTCGGTTTAACCGGATTGAGATGCGGAACCGGGGACTTGAACCCCGAAGGCATTGCTGCCACTAGAACCTGAATCTAGCGCGTCTACCAATTCCGCCAGTTCCGCAGGTTTTGCGATTAACACCGCAATTTCCCAATATGCAGCATTTTCTCTAAGTTGTCAATCCCCCTAGGAAATAGCTACCAAAATTTACCTAAATTTGCGGTAAAAGCTGACGAACTTTCCCCCAAATTGCTACACATTTTAAATCTTTCCTGTAGAATCGAAACCGAATTTGAAAATTTTGGTAATCAACCCTTAACACTGGAGGATAGAGCTATTACTCTCGCACCTAAATTGCCAACCCCCCTCCCTTCAGGTGATGAAGTTGATGAGTCCGTCCTGCAAATTTGGGGCAAGACTCGCCTCAGCGGTCATGTCACCATTAGCGGGGCGAAGAACTCTGCCCTAGCCATCATGGCAGGTGCGCTCCTCTGTCCAGAAGATTGCCGTCTTCGCAATGTTCCCTCGCTAGTGGATGTCGGTCGCATGAGCGAGATCCTGGCAGCATTAGGCGTCAAGTTGCAACGCAACGGCAATATTTTAGACATTAACGCCAGCCAAATCAGCCAATCTCAAGCCCCTTACGAGCTAGTCAGCCAACTGAGAGCCAGTTTCTTCGTCATGGGACCGATGCTAGCGCGCCTAGGTGTCGCTCGCGTCCCCCTACCGGGTGGTTGTGCAATTGGGGCCCGACCTGTAGATTTGCACGTCCGAG from Desertifilum tharense IPPAS B-1220 harbors:
- a CDS encoding RNA methyltransferase, whose translation is MQITSAQNPLVKQIRKLHQAKGRREQQLFLLEGTHLVEEACSAGYPLVTACCTPEWLEKHQFLWQQVEQRCDRAWVVSEAVMKAIATTVTPDGVIATAPRRQPFSIAELLQSPIPLILVLETLQDPGNLGTIIRTAAASGISGLVISTDSVDLDHPKVLRASAGQWFRLPVIQCENLQQALEELRACGVQLVATTPQATLTHWDLNWQQPTAILLGNEGAGLSPELLAIADTPVKIPLHQGVESLNVAIAAAVILYEAQRQRR